In Arthrobacter sp. StoSoilB5, one genomic interval encodes:
- a CDS encoding helix-turn-helix transcriptional regulator, with the protein MSPNTQPKVSDVGRPGRVEPNVFELGRHLMRRRKQCYLTLRDVADRTGLSAGHISKIERDVALPTLPVLGRLCDALNLHPADVFAALPGSGESSSFAVAGQRGLEADHPGLNLELLPDNAVSLAAPEATAAVMVRVESGQTKITSGPEVRTLRAGEGTLLLNSGTFHITHHSPGPLPVRLRISFFAGTQLDIIGANPPGSTP; encoded by the coding sequence ATGTCCCCTAACACCCAGCCGAAGGTCAGCGATGTGGGCCGCCCGGGTCGGGTAGAACCGAACGTCTTTGAACTCGGGCGGCACCTGATGAGGCGACGGAAGCAGTGTTACCTGACACTGCGTGATGTCGCTGATCGTACCGGGCTCTCCGCAGGTCACATCAGCAAGATTGAACGCGATGTGGCACTCCCGACGTTACCGGTCCTCGGCAGGCTGTGTGACGCGCTGAACCTGCACCCGGCCGACGTCTTCGCAGCTTTGCCGGGCAGCGGCGAAAGCTCCTCGTTTGCCGTTGCCGGACAGCGGGGTTTGGAGGCGGACCACCCCGGCCTGAATCTGGAGCTGCTCCCAGACAATGCTGTATCCCTGGCGGCACCTGAAGCAACAGCCGCGGTCATGGTCCGTGTCGAGTCGGGACAGACCAAGATCACCTCCGGCCCGGAAGTACGGACCCTCCGGGCGGGAGAGGGGACGCTCCTGCTTAACTCAGGAACGTTTCACATCACACACCACAGCCCAGGGCCTCTCCCGGTACGTCTGCGCATCAGCTTCTTCGCAGGAACCCAGCTCGACATCATCGGCGCGAACCCGCCGGGTTCGACACCGTGA
- a CDS encoding ABC transporter substrate-binding protein — MRPSALRTRDLVIVTALAAALLTGCANPQVSGSANTGAAEAVIPAVQKDDSLAALVPDKYKTAGEVRVATNAPFPPYEMFTSPGSEELIGLEIDLGHAIGEKLGIPFKFSQQPFDGLITGLQADKYDLLMATLFDTAEREQQLDFLNYARSGSAIMVKSENTEIATIDDLCGKTVAVQNGGTQAELAKSQSRKCQAAGNAAVDVKGFPAFSDEQLALNSGGVTAILGDLPALAYGATGNQSLKILSDPAAPGGYDANYIGIGFSKDDDQLLEAVKGALTSLQKDGVYKQIFDKYGVPQSTIEAPLTNQFGG, encoded by the coding sequence ATGCGCCCTTCTGCCCTTCGCACCAGAGATCTAGTCATCGTCACTGCCCTCGCCGCCGCCCTTCTCACCGGATGCGCGAACCCCCAGGTCAGCGGATCCGCCAACACAGGCGCGGCTGAAGCGGTCATCCCCGCCGTCCAGAAGGATGACTCGCTGGCAGCCCTTGTCCCCGACAAATACAAGACGGCCGGGGAAGTGCGCGTTGCGACCAACGCACCGTTCCCTCCCTACGAAATGTTCACCTCCCCGGGCAGCGAGGAACTGATCGGCCTTGAAATCGATCTTGGCCATGCCATTGGAGAGAAGCTGGGCATACCGTTCAAGTTCTCCCAGCAGCCTTTCGACGGCCTCATCACGGGCCTCCAAGCAGACAAGTACGACCTGCTGATGGCGACCCTGTTCGACACTGCCGAGCGGGAACAGCAACTGGATTTCCTCAATTACGCCCGTTCGGGATCGGCCATCATGGTCAAAAGCGAGAACACGGAAATTGCAACCATTGATGACCTCTGTGGAAAAACGGTGGCCGTGCAGAACGGCGGCACCCAAGCGGAGCTCGCCAAATCCCAGAGTCGGAAGTGCCAGGCCGCCGGAAATGCTGCCGTTGACGTCAAGGGCTTCCCGGCCTTTTCCGATGAGCAATTGGCGCTGAACAGCGGAGGGGTAACAGCGATTCTGGGCGACCTGCCCGCCCTGGCTTATGGAGCGACCGGCAACCAGTCCCTGAAAATCCTCTCGGACCCTGCTGCTCCGGGCGGCTACGACGCCAACTACATCGGCATCGGTTTCTCCAAAGACGACGATCAACTGCTCGAGGCCGTCAAAGGTGCCCTGACCTCGCTGCAGAAAGACGGAGTCTACAAGCAGATCTTCGACAAGTACGGCGTACCCCAGTCCACGATCGAAGCGCCCCTGACGAACCAGTTCGGAGGCTGA
- a CDS encoding amino acid ABC transporter ATP-binding protein yields MSSPMVVADNVGKKFGHLEVLKGVSLTVERGQVTCLLGPSGSGKSTLLRCVNHLERIDSGRLFVDDDLVGYRQEGNVLHELDARSIAKQRAKIGMVFQRFNLFPHLTALENIMEAPRQVLKENSKSSRDRAEALLAQVGLEGKEGYYPAHLSGGQQQRVAIARALAMKPQLMLFDEPTSALDPELVGEVLNVMRDLAASGMTMIVVTHEMGFAREAADKVVFLDGGKIIEEGDPSEVLLEPKHERTREFLSRVL; encoded by the coding sequence ATGAGCAGCCCCATGGTCGTCGCCGACAACGTAGGGAAAAAATTCGGCCACCTCGAGGTACTCAAGGGAGTCAGCCTCACAGTAGAGCGCGGGCAGGTCACGTGCCTCCTGGGCCCCAGCGGATCCGGCAAAAGCACACTGCTCCGATGCGTCAATCACCTCGAACGCATCGACAGCGGCCGATTGTTCGTCGACGATGACCTCGTCGGCTACCGCCAGGAAGGAAACGTCCTCCACGAGCTCGACGCACGGTCCATCGCCAAACAGCGAGCCAAAATCGGCATGGTCTTCCAGCGGTTCAATCTCTTCCCCCACCTGACCGCCCTGGAAAACATCATGGAAGCACCCCGGCAGGTCCTAAAGGAAAACAGCAAATCCTCCCGCGACCGTGCCGAAGCTCTCCTGGCCCAGGTAGGCCTCGAAGGCAAGGAAGGCTACTACCCGGCGCACCTTTCCGGAGGCCAGCAGCAACGCGTCGCGATCGCCCGCGCCCTTGCCATGAAGCCTCAGCTCATGCTCTTCGACGAACCCACCTCCGCGCTGGACCCTGAGCTGGTCGGTGAAGTTCTCAACGTGATGAGGGATCTGGCCGCGTCCGGAATGACCATGATCGTGGTGACCCATGAAATGGGTTTCGCCCGGGAAGCCGCCGACAAGGTCGTCTTCCTGGACGGAGGAAAAATCATCGAAGAAGGGGATCCATCGGAAGTTCTGCTGGAACCGAAGCACGAACGCACCCGCGAGTTCCTCTCGAGGGTCCTGTAA
- a CDS encoding Rid family detoxifying hydrolase, with translation MSSSVITSPSAPAPVGAYSQAKKIGPFLQISGQLAADPETGQMLTGGVAEQTTRCLEQLEAILHEAGAAWEQVLTIRVYLSDDSNFDAFDAAYAQYLSSPYPARITVGAQLAPGTLVEIEAFAVLDGVWTGPAAAGSSMREP, from the coding sequence ATGTCCTCCAGCGTCATCACCTCCCCGTCGGCACCGGCTCCCGTCGGAGCCTATAGCCAGGCCAAAAAGATTGGTCCGTTCCTGCAAATCTCGGGGCAACTGGCCGCCGATCCGGAGACCGGGCAAATGCTCACCGGAGGCGTAGCGGAACAAACCACCCGATGCCTGGAGCAGCTCGAAGCGATCCTCCATGAAGCAGGAGCCGCCTGGGAACAGGTCCTGACCATTCGTGTCTACCTCTCGGACGATAGCAACTTTGACGCTTTTGACGCAGCCTACGCCCAGTACCTGTCCTCGCCCTATCCGGCGCGAATCACCGTGGGAGCCCAGCTGGCACCGGGTACCCTGGTTGAAATCGAAGCGTTCGCCGTCCTGGACGGAGTCTGGACCGGCCCCGCAGCAGCGGGCTCTTCCATGCGGGAGCCATAA
- a CDS encoding TetR/AcrR family transcriptional regulator has product MTIKDDGGAKNRLSLALWRVLSDKGLQGLTVRAVAEEAGCTTGLVMYQFGTRQALLEHARAFLFERMLERVEAIEKYGSDPRVVLREVLSQSLTLDSERSEEARVWLSFLAASIGDDALKGLHVSGNRAWQERIARLVLAAEPRVGDRAEQVAKTLVALTDGLASLSIADAQDFSAATQKEILASAITSCLTIANTPETVVTARRPHAVSAP; this is encoded by the coding sequence ATGACAATCAAGGATGACGGCGGCGCCAAGAACCGGCTCTCGCTGGCGCTCTGGCGGGTGCTCAGCGACAAGGGACTTCAGGGTCTGACGGTCCGGGCCGTCGCGGAGGAGGCCGGCTGCACCACAGGTCTGGTGATGTACCAATTCGGCACCCGCCAAGCGCTCCTCGAACACGCCCGGGCCTTCCTCTTTGAACGCATGCTCGAACGGGTCGAAGCCATCGAAAAATACGGTAGCGACCCGAGGGTCGTTCTCAGGGAAGTCCTCTCTCAATCACTCACGCTCGATTCGGAGCGAAGTGAAGAAGCCCGTGTCTGGCTGAGCTTCCTCGCAGCATCCATTGGTGATGATGCGCTGAAAGGCCTGCACGTTTCCGGGAACAGGGCATGGCAGGAACGCATCGCCAGGCTCGTTCTCGCGGCCGAACCCCGCGTCGGCGACCGAGCCGAACAGGTCGCCAAGACACTTGTCGCCCTGACCGACGGGCTCGCATCCCTGTCCATTGCCGACGCCCAGGACTTCTCCGCAGCAACCCAGAAGGAAATATTGGCCTCCGCAATAACGAGTTGCCTGACCATCGCCAACACACCCGAAACCGTGGTAACGGCCCGCCGGCCGCACGCCGTCAGCGCCCCGTAA
- a CDS encoding M20/M25/M40 family metallo-hydrolase, with amino-acid sequence MLEPSRTTTRAGLDDVVDICRDLIRIDTSNYASPDGPGERLAAEYVAAKLADVGIESRIYEAEKRRSNLVATLSGRSRPGLLVHGHLDVVPAEKHLWTVDPFAGEIIDDYLWGRGSIDMKHMVAMILAAVREMKRNGVIPERDLVLAFLADEENDTSLGSRWMVQNHRELFDGCTEAISEVGGYSVQIAPERRIYMIESGRKGVAWMRLTAKGKAAHGSITNTQSALGALSGAISRIADHEWPLLLTPASAQMVSSLQELTAIDLRERPALESSVLAPVAGLLTSSLRHVSNPTIFRAGASPNVVPGHAEATVDGRYVFGHQQAFLEEIAALAGPDISVDLIDLTSGDESDPRSDLVGQMQEALLSEDAGASVVPYNSSASTDNASFAEMGIQGYGFAPLKLPTDYSFSSMFHGVDERVPVEALKFGARVLYRFLCGADPAKPL; translated from the coding sequence ATGCTGGAACCAAGCCGAACAACAACACGGGCCGGCCTGGACGACGTGGTGGACATCTGCCGCGACCTCATCCGCATTGACACGTCCAACTACGCTAGCCCGGACGGGCCGGGGGAAAGACTCGCAGCCGAGTATGTTGCCGCGAAGCTCGCCGACGTTGGCATTGAATCGCGGATCTATGAAGCCGAGAAGCGCCGATCAAACCTGGTCGCCACCCTTTCCGGGCGTTCCCGCCCGGGACTGCTGGTTCACGGGCATCTGGACGTCGTCCCCGCCGAGAAGCACCTCTGGACCGTGGACCCGTTCGCCGGGGAAATCATCGACGACTACCTCTGGGGGAGGGGATCAATCGACATGAAGCACATGGTGGCCATGATCTTGGCCGCCGTGCGTGAAATGAAACGGAACGGCGTCATCCCCGAACGCGACCTGGTCCTGGCGTTCCTTGCCGATGAAGAAAACGACACCAGCCTAGGTTCCCGGTGGATGGTCCAGAACCACCGCGAGCTGTTCGACGGCTGTACCGAGGCCATCAGCGAAGTGGGCGGGTACTCGGTCCAGATTGCCCCCGAGCGACGTATCTACATGATCGAATCCGGCCGCAAAGGTGTCGCCTGGATGCGGCTGACCGCGAAGGGCAAGGCAGCTCACGGGTCAATCACCAACACCCAAAGTGCCCTTGGTGCCCTCAGCGGTGCCATCTCCCGCATCGCCGACCATGAATGGCCGCTGCTGTTGACTCCGGCATCAGCTCAGATGGTCAGCTCTCTTCAGGAGCTCACGGCCATTGATCTACGCGAGCGTCCTGCTCTGGAAAGCAGTGTCCTGGCCCCTGTCGCCGGGTTGCTCACTTCCTCGCTGCGGCACGTCTCAAACCCGACCATCTTCCGCGCGGGCGCATCGCCCAATGTCGTTCCTGGTCACGCCGAGGCAACGGTGGACGGAAGATACGTTTTCGGGCACCAGCAGGCCTTCCTTGAGGAAATAGCGGCTTTGGCCGGTCCGGACATTTCCGTTGACCTGATCGACCTCACCAGCGGTGATGAGTCCGACCCCAGGTCCGATCTGGTCGGCCAGATGCAGGAGGCGCTTCTGAGTGAAGATGCCGGGGCCAGCGTGGTTCCCTACAATTCCTCGGCATCGACCGACAACGCGTCCTTCGCCGAAATGGGAATCCAGGGTTACGGGTTCGCCCCGTTGAAACTTCCCACTGACTACTCGTTCTCGAGCATGTTCCACGGGGTCGATGAAAGAGTACCTGTCGAGGCACTCAAGTTCGGGGCACGTGTCCTCTACCGGTTCCTGTGCGGGGCCGACCCGGCGAAGCCCTTGTGA
- a CDS encoding amino acid ABC transporter permease, giving the protein MGLTNLSVQTSVTYEVRKLRHPMRTLAALIVGVLAALLAWSFATNPNLDWSTVSAYLFAELTMRGLLVTLYLTAVSMIIGLVGGTLIALMALSDNWVLRAVATGFVGIFRGVPVLVQIIFWGFIGAFFPVVSIGIPFSDIVFYSAPTSSLVSATTAAILALGLNEAAYASEIVRGGIQSVDSGQREACAALGMNPVTTLRRVVLPQAMRVIIPPMGNEVITLLKTSALVSVIAGNDLMTNLQQVYAQNYKVIPLLVVASFWYLVLTFVLTIIQRRLEVRFGRGSRPAIHPTGKKAAK; this is encoded by the coding sequence ATGGGATTGACTAACCTGAGCGTCCAAACCTCCGTGACGTACGAAGTCCGCAAGCTGCGCCACCCCATGAGGACACTGGCTGCCCTGATCGTCGGTGTCCTGGCAGCACTCCTGGCCTGGTCCTTTGCGACCAACCCGAACTTGGACTGGTCCACCGTCAGTGCGTACCTGTTCGCCGAACTGACCATGCGCGGCCTGCTGGTCACCCTCTACCTTACGGCTGTCAGCATGATCATCGGCCTGGTGGGCGGCACACTCATTGCCCTGATGGCACTGTCCGACAACTGGGTCCTCCGGGCAGTCGCCACCGGCTTCGTCGGAATATTCCGCGGCGTTCCAGTCCTGGTTCAGATCATCTTCTGGGGATTCATCGGAGCGTTCTTCCCCGTCGTCTCCATCGGCATACCGTTCTCCGACATTGTCTTCTACTCCGCGCCCACCTCCTCGCTGGTCAGCGCCACGACAGCAGCCATTCTCGCCCTCGGCCTGAACGAGGCGGCCTACGCTTCGGAAATCGTCCGCGGCGGCATCCAGTCGGTGGATTCAGGTCAGCGCGAGGCCTGCGCCGCTCTGGGCATGAACCCGGTAACAACTTTGCGCCGTGTCGTGTTGCCACAGGCCATGCGAGTGATCATCCCCCCGATGGGCAATGAAGTCATCACCCTCCTGAAAACCTCCGCCCTGGTCTCCGTCATCGCCGGTAACGACCTCATGACAAACCTTCAGCAGGTATACGCCCAGAACTACAAAGTCATTCCGCTGCTCGTCGTCGCCTCGTTCTGGTACCTGGTCCTGACCTTTGTACTGACCATCATCCAGCGGCGCTTGGAAGTCCGCTTCGGACGCGGCAGCCGCCCCGCCATCCACCCCACTGGAAAGAAGGCCGCCAAATGA